TGAAACTGTAATCATAAAATACCCCTAAGCTTCTGATTCCAAGTTCATTTAGAACCTTCCAACGTTCCTCATACTTGATTCTTATATCGGCTGCTTCTATGTTTCTCAGATTCAGTACTGCCCAGAAATTAGACAAACTTGGGATGCGAGGAAGTGATACGTGAGTCTAATGTGCAtggaatttcaaatttttaaaataagcacaaaattttcttttctcttccacTCATGTTGGCAATGGATTCCACAGATGTGAGCTTGTCTTTGAAAATTGCTTTGTTCCTGAAGAAAATGTGCTTGGACAAGAAGGAAAAGGTATACTGCTGATGTAATCTTGGTATTCGTTCATGCATTAAGtaaatagttatatttttttataatttatctcAGTAAGATCATTTCAATAAGGTCCGATGCACAATTGATGAGGTATTTAATGGCGGCAGATTTCAATGCATGGTTTCTGGTTTAGGGTCCTGCCTAATTGATTAATCTGTCTGGTATTCTCAGCCAttccacaaaagaaaacaaaatattctgTGATCCTACCGTTAGGAGTCTTTGGACAAAGACATTCATATTTGTTGTGTAGGTAAGGGTAATTTTCTGACCAAATGTTGTGGCCGCTAAATGTGATGTCTCCAAGAATTAAGAGTAAACTCCAATGGCATCTCATAGGagaattttagaattattttttaatctcaatggaaaaaatggaagggaTTAGACGAGGGTCAGTAATTTGATGTGCTGAAATTTTTACTTAATACTTAGTACCAGCATCGGCCCTTTCATGTCTGGTTTGGGTTTAATGTAAGGGGATTACTTTGGCACCGTCAACCACCATGGGTTGGCCTCTTGGTCTATTGGCCATAAAAAATCCTTGAAGAAATGTGTTCAAATCATGTTTACCTgctcaaaatttaatatatccCTCTATTTATCTTGGTGACCAGATATAGTAGGGTGAGACATAGTTCTGTGTGAATAATCTAGCAAGtcaatctaaacaatttagaagataataataataataataataataataataataataataataataataataataattttaaaaaaagataagaaaagttttgttgtttgtgGTTGAGTTCAACAACACATCCAGGTTTAAGATTCAAAGCTTTGACCTCTTGGtcaagtatatattttaagcatttgagttatatattcatgttggtgataattagaaatataaatgTGATTAAACGCTACTTCATCTTGTTTGCAGCCATATTGGACGAGAACCAAATTATTATCATCTTCATACTAATCATTATCTAAATGACGTAATGTACAATGTTTTCTTTCAGGAGTTTATGTTATGATGTCTGGGTTAGATTTGGAGAGGCTTGTTTTGGCTGCTGGTCCCCTAGGTCTTATGCAAGCATGCCTTGATGCTGTTCTTCCTTACGTTAAACAAAGAGAGCAGTTTGGTCGTCCAATTGGGGAATTCCAGTTTATACAGGTTCTATCACTGAGAGTATCTTCACATATACATAGCTCATAGTTCCTTTAAAATTACTCAACTATCTGCTATTCCAGGGAAAACTTGCTGATATGTATACATCTTTACAATCATCAAGGTGAGAGATTCTGAAGTAATCATGTTTGtctttcacttttttgttCTCATGTTaactttctctctccctctccacAGGGCCTACGTTTATTCTGTTGCTAGGGACTGTGACAACGGAAAAGTTGATCCCAAGGTTTGAAGGACATCTAAAGCTTTTTTCTGTTGCTTCTAGTTTATGCTTTTGatccattttttcttattccatGGCCATGAGAGCATTTGGTCAAGGGAACGAGATTGTGGTTCGATGTCGCAACTTAAAATCCTTCAAATATTCACCCCATGTGGTTTTGTTTCCAGGATTGTGCTGGAGTAATATTATGTGCAGCAGAAAGAGCAACGCAAGTTGCTCTGCAGGTAAAATTTGTGTTctcaaaaacattttctttttctccaataGAAACATATAGCTTCTATCATTCTATGTTCCATGCCGTAGCTGAACCttgtgaaaaagaaagtagcAAACTACAATTTGATAGggaaatatttatgaaactattttgtgaaaaacaaattgatgTCATTTATGCATTTTGTTACATCACATTATATACATGTGGaaatcattcattttcatttcacatTCAATCTTGCAGGCCATACAATGTTTAGGCGGCAACGGTTACGTTAACGAGTACGTAACGGGTCGACTACTCCGAGATGCAAAACTATATGAAATAGGTGCAGGTACTAGTGAAGTGAGAAGGATGATCATCGGTCGCTCACTGTTCAAAGAGCAATAGGTGACAGACTTTTACTCTCAATTGGTTTGCTTGGCTCATAGAGAACATCCCACGATCAAAGTTAACGATACTCAACACTCAGTAACTCATAAGAAGCAAATGTGAGTTGATGGTTGAGGTCTTTATCTACAATGTGTAATTTTAAGGGAACATTGTTCAAAATTGtcatcataaaataataattgcattaataaaagaaacaaatgtcATTCAAATCAGGGATAGGGTGCTAATTTTGCTTCACTTTTCAagtcttttgttttaaattgactGAATTTACATCAGGGCACTTATATGACTTGTCAAATCAACCAACAAATTCAATTGTCTTTACTATTATTAGTATTCCTTTCTTGAAGTTGATTCAAATTCTATTACATTATACTATACTAAAAAGatgtaattatatatgtataatttatgGGTTTGTATCAATCACTGTAGAGGTTGTATCAATATGAATTTCAAACTAAGAATGTTACTAATTTAGATTACTgtgtcaaattttataaatgtattccaataaaatgaaatcgagagtttaaattaatctaattatttaagtttaaagtTCTCATTTTCCTCTCTCACCTTTGTTTTCCTTTCAGTGGATTGgccattttgttttaattatgcAAATGAAAACCtggatttttatatttttcgaagtttttgtttcaaaattctcATTGGCTAGCCAATATTTAGagaatattttaatcaaaatgttaatttatcattttgattGCTTTTGTTGagggggaaaaaagaaaatctttaagGAGAAATACCAAAGATCAAATGAGaacaataaaaatagaaacatgTATTGCAAAATCAAACGAAACTACAATATATACCTTGCTAAATACTAATATGCCCTCCTAATAGTCATATGCTAATATTCTCCTAATAATCCTATTATTTCCCAAACTAGGTACcttataaaatgatataatttgaaaaggaaaaagttacttctttttcttattaaatatttagataaaTAAGAAGTGCAACTAATCCGATTAGTGGCTTTCAAACAGCAAACCAACTCCATGAACTATCTTACAAAAAACCAAATCTACATGATCTCTGATTCCAATTACAAGCAGCTGCTGaacaaatttattcttttctacaAAGTTCAGAATCTTCAATATCATACCATTTCACACAGCTTAAAAGATGAGTAGAATTACACAAACAGTCCATTAGAAAAGCACAGATTTGAAACAGATTCTAACCTATATGGCAGAGAGACACGAAGCTACATGACGCCGTTCATGGCAGCCAGCCAAGCTACCAACTTCGAGCTTGACATATGAAGCGATAGATATTGAAAATACATGCTTCTAAGGAAATATGGGAAAAACACTCAATcttgattattaattaaccTCTTACTGCCGTTGGAGGAGAATCAGGTTGGCCCACTGAAGAGGATTTTGATGCTTCCATACATAAAGGAGCCTGGTCTAAGCAGCTTTGAGTATCATCGCTGATCACTCCATTTGTCATCTTTTCCACTTCTTCTTGAGTGTATATGTGGATTTTCGAAACCGCATCACAGAAGTCACTGCACGGCATGAATGAGAGATGAAAACAATCGTTCAACAAGATCAAAAGCTGAGTTTCCTTACGaactaatatttgaaaagctTCAACTTAGTTTTTAATGAAGGggtcaataataatataatcatcTACTTTGCTACCAAAATCATCAGATGAGACTCTCTACTTAGCTTTCTTGGGCGttcaaaagttttatataGCTCTATGAAGAAAAAAGCTACTTTCACCTAGGttataaaaattctttagCCAACTAATCCAGTTTATACTTAACGTTTCTGGAAGTTCCTCTGTCataattcattttagtttgttcTCATGAAGGGAAATAAAGAGGATTTCAAGATAAAGAACTTACTGCCATGGATAATCCCCAACAACCATTACATCGTTCTCGTTGTCTGTGTACAAAACTCGCCATCCTTTATCGGGATCTTTTAAGAGACCTTCCATGCTAAACAGCCGCTCCAGTTCAGAAATCAGATCAGTATAGCCATTCAGCCTAGAGAGATCGATAGCTCTTCCCACCAAGCTGCCTTGTTTGTGAACCTTCACTTGATAAGAGAAAGATAAGCATGGATGAAAAAGAACAGTAAAGATAACATTACCGGTCAAATTCTCTGCAGCCAATTCTTACTTTGGTACAACTTCTCTTTCCTGAACTTTGCACGTTTGTAGCAGTTTCCGTAGTCAAGGAAAAGCCAAAAAGTTTACAGCCAGTTGCATTATCATTCACATGTTCATCCTTGGAATTCCGCATATTCGACCCTAAAGTTGGAGGAGCAGATGCCAGATGTAGAGATTCCCGATCAAGAGAACGACTAGTCCTTTCCATTTTAGTCCTGATAACATTAGCACCAACAGCAGATGGGTTGAACAAGGCACTCTCTCTTGGAAAGTTGCTATCATTTGAGAGCATCATGGCCGCTTGGCCAGTACTGTGCATCTCACTACGAGGGAAATACATCTTTTGGGCGCTGTTAGACGCCATGTGATAAAAATTGGAGTTTGGTGATTGAAATGTGTTAAAAGAGTTGTCACTAAGATTGAACTTTCCCCAAACACCTAAACTATATTCTGGTTTACTAGTTGGTGGCCTCAATGAGCATATTTCTTGACCTTGCAAGACCTTCAGAAATCTATCAGATTCCATAAAGCCTGTGAAAGAAGAGTTCGCATGAACCTTTACATAATCAGCTATATTGAGTTTTTCAACTCCACCTGACACTTGGTTTTGTTGTGCAGAAGATCGCACATCAAACTCCAGTGAACGTTTCACAGTATCACATCCATAAAAGGGTGATACAATACCTACATTTTCTTGACCTTGCAAGACCTTAGAGGATCTAACTGAATCCTCAAAGTCCATAAAACCGCCCCTCCCTGtgtaagaaaaattaaaatgataaggattttttaacttgaatttagaagaaacacaattcatcattttcaacTTGGACGCTCGTACCAGTAAAGGCGTTGTTAGGCGGGGCTGCCTGCAGACTAGTCCTCAGTTTCTTCAGCCTTGGAGAAGACTGAACACTCAAAGGCGGAAGAGAAA
This DNA window, taken from Cucumis sativus cultivar 9930 chromosome 6, Cucumber_9930_V3, whole genome shotgun sequence, encodes the following:
- the LOC101212503 gene encoding auxin response factor 4, producing the protein MEIDLNQTASEVGKNAYCYGNCEEGLCNCCLSSSTSSCSSNSSSTPVSSSTYLELWHACAGPLTSLPKKGNVVVYFPQGHLEQIASASPFSPMEMRTFDLQPHILCRVINVHLLANKENDEVYTQLTLRPLPELLGTGVAGKELEELALNGADGDGSGGSPTRSTPHMFCKTLTASDTSTHGGFSVPRRAAEDCFPPLDYTQLRPSQELIAKDLHGVEWRFRHIYRGQPRRHLLTTGWSIFVSQKNLISGDAVLFLRGENGELRLGIRRAVRPRNGLPDSIVGNQNSCANDLARVVKAISTKSTFDVFYNPRAYHAQFIISCQKYVKSINNPVSVGTRFKMRFEMDDSPERRFNGVVVGISDMDSFRWPNSKWRCLTVRWDKDSDHQERVSPWEIDPSVSLPPLSVQSSPRLKKLRTSLQAAPPNNAFTGRGGFMDFEDSVRSSKVLQGQENVGIVSPFYGCDTVKRSLEFDVRSSAQQNQVSGGVEKLNIADYVKVHANSSFTGFMESDRFLKVLQGQEICSLRPPTSKPEYSLGVWGKFNLSDNSFNTFQSPNSNFYHMASNSAQKMYFPRSEMHSTGQAAMMLSNDSNFPRESALFNPSAVGANVIRTKMERTSRSLDRESLHLASAPPTLGSNMRNSKDEHVNDNATGCKLFGFSLTTETATNVQSSGKRSCTKVHKQGSLVGRAIDLSRLNGYTDLISELERLFSMEGLLKDPDKGWRVLYTDNENDVMVVGDYPWHDFCDAVSKIHIYTQEEVEKMTNGVISDDTQSCLDQAPLCMEASKSSSVGQPDSPPTAVRG